The sequence AGTAGGGGTCAGTGTACTGTAGCGGTGGCTCGATATCTGTTTCGGTCGTGTTATCCCAGTCTATTCCAGCTGCTTGAAGGTCTATTACATCGTCTATTACTACTGCCGAGTCATTTACTCCGTCCTGGTCTACGTCAACCTTAGCGTTTACTAGGTTTAGATGGTTGTTTGATTTTATTTTTGAGGATGGGAATATGAGCAGGGATATTGAGTGGTCGAGATCATTTATCACCATGTATGCCGAATATGATGCTAGGGCGTTGGTAGCGAATAGGCTTGATGCTCTTGAGAAGTGGTTGCATACGCCTTCTCCAGCATAGTTTATTGTGAATGGTGTGTATTGGGGGGCGGATGCTGGGCCACCGTATGTGGTGTTTGCTCTCACTATTTCATTTGGGAGGAACTGTGGGTGTACAGTGTTCAGCACCGTGTTGTCTACCCTGTAATTCCTGCTATAGTATTCCTGCGGCGTTATAGTTTCAGGTATAATGAAGTGGTATGCGAGTGCGAATATGGGCTCCATAAGATCCCAGTATACCTCTTCTATATGGTAGAAATAGTTGCTAGTAGTGTAATTAGTGTTCTTGAAATAGGCAGGCATCTCTAGGAACACGTAAATATTGTGTATCTGTAAACGGTCTCCTTTAGTTTCAATGCTAGTATTATAGGAGGTGAAAGCCATTCTCCACATTACCCATTTTGAGGTTGGCCTGTAGTTTAACGCCAAATCCCTTGCTATCTCATTTGCTCCTTCGAGCTGGCTATACCAGTATGTAAGAATCATTGCTATAGTGTTTTCCCAGGCTGTTGAGTTTACTATAGTGCCGTGTAGAACTATGTTGATATGATCTCCATACCGGTATGCAGTTACAATAACTCCGATGCCGTATGGGAGTCTTATCACCCCGAGTCTAACTGTTTGGTTCAGAGTTGGAGGCTCAGGGCTTTTTTTATACGTTGGGTTATGCCAGTACCCTGAGGTATAATAGAGGCATTGTTGTATGTGGTATGGCTTGGTTGCTAGTGCCGTTCCAGGAGTAAGCATCACCCACCTTATCCATTTTATATATGACTTGATTGAAGGGTCGGATGAGTTGAAGTCTTTCATCTTGGCCCATAGATTATTTGTCATCTGGTCTCCATCCAAACTGTTTATCCTACCGTTTAGAGGGGAAAGGATTATTGCTGGGCTTCTAGCGATGGGAGTGGATGTTGGAATGTGGTGATATTCACTGCTGATATTAAGAAATGCCCCTATTATATATAGTGAGCTGATAAGTACTATCCCAATAATAATTAGAGCATATATCGCGGTAAACCTGTTATTCACCTCACCCGCCACCTTGAAGTAGAAAACATTACACTTTGACTGCAGCAGTGAAACCCTCTCCAGTTAGTTCCTCCATGAATGCATTCTCTTAGTTTCTTCTGGCCGAAACCTATTATTTTTTCATAGTCCATGGGTTAGTAAAGCGTTTAGAACTATCTTTGGAAGCAATCCTATAGTGATGATAACTGTTCTAGTTTACTCTGTTGCAGAATGAAACATAGAATCCTGGTAGACGTTTTTACAATATATGTTCTCATTGTTTTATTTCTTTAAAATTATACGCTATATATGTATCGGATTGAAATGGTGTTCGAACTGGATGGGCCTTGTAGGGTTGAGGGATGGATTAAGAATAAAGGGTTAAACTGGAGGCTCCACAAGCTTAATTCTAGGGTTAAAACTGTTGCAGAAGCCGCGTATGCTCTTAGTGTAGATGAGGGAAGTATAGTTAAAACCGTTGTAATAAAATGCGGCGACTTGTTCTATGCATGCATCTTACGAGGAGATACTAGGCTTGATCTTAATAAAATCTCTATTATACTCCATTGCAAGCCTCGACTCGCCAAGCCAAGGGAAGTCGAGGAAGTCACGGGCTATAGTATTGGGGGCGTTCCACCTGCACCTTTGCCATCAAGTGTGGGAATATTAGTTGACATTAGAGCTGCAGAATTAAAGCAGGCTTATGGAGGCGGGGGTGATGATTACACGCTTCTTGAATTTAGGCCGAAAGAACTTCTGGACGAAACTAATGCTGTAATAGTAGATATGGCGGCAAATTATGTTGAATGAATGGTTTTACATGGCTTTTTTCTAAAGTTTTGCCTCCGGATCACTAGGATTGTACTCGCTCTCCCCCGGATAGTCAGGTGTTCTCCATCCTCGCGGGCATCCTTTGCCGTGTCTTATAGGTTTCTCTAGTTTTGATAGTAGGACTACTCTGCTTGGCTTTGATTGACTGCGGATCGGGTATCCCGTTAGCTCTGAGAATTTCCCAGCTATTTCTCTGACTTCCTTGTGACTTAGCATGTTCTCTCTCCCTAGCCTATACCTGCTGGCTCCTACGTACATATATGATTTGAGTTCTACATAAGTCGGTTCCCCGCGATTGACCAGTTTCGCTAGTGCTTGCAGCTGTTTTTCACTAGTATTCCATCCCTTCACTAATGTTATCCTATAGACAATGGGGTTTGTCATCGTCTGGAATAGATCTATAGTCTCTAATGTAAGTTCCCATGCTCGTGGTACCAGGGGCTTGTTGAAATATTGATAGCTATCCTTATCCCATGCTTCTAGGCTCAAATACGTTTGGCTTGGTTCCTCGTCTAGCTTGGATAAAATATCCGGCCTTACGCCTCTAGTGACTAGGAAGCTAGTCATCCCCCGTTTATGTATTTCCTTTAGAAAGTCATTGAAGTACGGGTATAATGTTGGTTCCCCAGTCAAGCTTATTGCCACGTGTTTAGGATTCATCGCTTCATTTACCCTTTCAGGGTCTGCTCTTGGATGACCTTTGTAACCGCTAATTATTCTTTTGTACTCGTGGATCATTCCCTCAACTATCTCCTTCGGCGGGTCCGCATAGGGCATTTTGGTTTCATCCCATTCAAACCCCATGTCTTGTGGTCGGAGCCTCCAGCAGTGTAGGCATGCGTTCCAGCACCAGAATGCTGTTGGACTCATTTGTATGCAACGGTGGCTTTCTATGCCATAGAACTTGCATTTATAACAGAATCTACCCTCTACTAATGCAGCGTGGTTCCAGTAACATTTCTTAACAACACTGTGCCTGCCTACGAAATGGTATTTCTGCTTCTCCATCCTCTGCCTTAACAGTTTGTAGCGCTCCTCGTCGAACACCTTTGTGCACCTGTTATTCACAGTATTAATAATTGGGAGCCTATAAATCAACCTTTAA comes from Candidatus Tiamatella incendiivivens and encodes:
- the twy1 gene encoding 4-demethylwyosine synthase TYW1, with protein sequence MFDEERYKLLRQRMEKQKYHFVGRHSVVKKCYWNHAALVEGRFCYKCKFYGIESHRCIQMSPTAFWCWNACLHCWRLRPQDMGFEWDETKMPYADPPKEIVEGMIHEYKRIISGYKGHPRADPERVNEAMNPKHVAISLTGEPTLYPYFNDFLKEIHKRGMTSFLVTRGVRPDILSKLDEEPSQTYLSLEAWDKDSYQYFNKPLVPRAWELTLETIDLFQTMTNPIVYRITLVKGWNTSEKQLQALAKLVNRGEPTYVELKSYMYVGASRYRLGRENMLSHKEVREIAGKFSELTGYPIRSQSKPSRVVLLSKLEKPIRHGKGCPRGWRTPDYPGESEYNPSDPEAKL